The Thermosipho melanesiensis BI429 sequence TGCCTGCCTCGTTGATTATGTCTTCTCTGAGAAGTGCTTTTAAATCGTTGTTGGAAAGTACAAACGGGGATCTTTTAAAAACGGTAACTAGTTTAAACAAGATGTTGGCATATGATGTAGGTGATGATAAATTTGTAACGGCGGTTTTTGTAAAGTTAACCAGAGACGGAGGATTGGAAGTAATTAATGCAGGGCATGATCCATTGTATATAGTTAAAGATAAAATTTCTAAGATAAATTCTACAAGCACACCTATAGGAATGTTTGAATTTATGGAATTTGAAATACAAAAAACAAAGCTTGAGAAAAATACACTTATATTTGCATATACAGATGGTATACCAGAGGCTAGAAATATTAATGGGGAAGAATATGATTTTGAAAGACTTGAGAGGTTGCTAAGCAAGGTTTATATATTATCTGCAAAAGATATAGTTGATAATGTGGAGAAGGATGTATTTAAGTTTTCGCAGGGAGCACTACAACATGATGATATGACTTTGCTGGCAATAAAATATTTAGGATAGGAGGTAGTTAAATGATAGATGTAGGTTCTCTAAGTAAGGGTATGTATATAAAATACGATGGGGATATTTATAGAGTTGTGGATGTAAACAAGCATTTTAGAGCAAGAGGTTCTGGTTTAATTAGAACAAAACTGAAAAATCTTTCATCGGGCTTGGTAAGGGAAGTTAACTTTAACAGTGGAGAAAAAGTAGAAGAAGCAGAAGTAACATTTAGAAAGGCATCTTACATATACAATGATGGTGAAATGTATTATTTTATGGATGCGGAAACCTTTGAACAGTATGGTATTCCTGAAACAGAAATTGAGGATGAAAAAAATTACTTAGTGGAAAATACCGAAGTTGATTTAATTATGCATGATGGGAAACCAATTGGGATACAACTTCCAACAAGTGTTGTATTAGAAGTAGTAGAAACTGAACCTGGTTTTAAAGGTGATACAGTTTCAGGTGGTGGAAAACCTGCAATACTTGAGACAGGTCTAAAAATTACAGTGCCCTTCTTTGTTGAGAAAGGACAAAAGGTTAGAGTGGATACAAGAACGGGAGAATATATTGAAAGGGCATAGTAAAGGAGGGGTAACATGGAATTCGAACAAGGAAGTATAAATATAAGTGATGAGGTGTTAAAAGAAATAGCGTTTAGAAGCTTTATTGAAATTTTAAACCCCGAGG is a genomic window containing:
- the efp gene encoding elongation factor P, translated to MIDVGSLSKGMYIKYDGDIYRVVDVNKHFRARGSGLIRTKLKNLSSGLVREVNFNSGEKVEEAEVTFRKASYIYNDGEMYYFMDAETFEQYGIPETEIEDEKNYLVENTEVDLIMHDGKPIGIQLPTSVVLEVVETEPGFKGDTVSGGGKPAILETGLKITVPFFVEKGQKVRVDTRTGEYIERA